In Flavobacteriales bacterium, one DNA window encodes the following:
- a CDS encoding gliding motility-associated C-terminal domain-containing protein, whose product MKKWTSLLVFALALCGNVRGQSTCASPDTIYGLPFYETFLSNCNMGSDYTNVACLNNNFFGGLDYVFQYTPTFNIDIRIQLQWAIDANVTNAGVAILDGCPSAPGVSCLDFNQYTLTPQGSENMMLVLDNLSLTGGQTYYIVVASAVCSGFSCSDCADFHVSITQCPNPIPDISGNEGGEDCGNNLNFESGCLTNWTGTVGGNAILSQADAIVANRGVDDRGEIQANTNYNFPNSCGKDLSQGTWTNGAAPNYTNINNTARFSIVTAGNTDIHSNGNLPVVPPGGGTYAVRIGNHEPGWRSECLQSSFVVTPQNAMFTYLYAIVMEDPQQAGNQHGFMDSPRFEVTITNSGGDIIGCGGEYTQVSIDAECNGFIKTSGNNDIWWQPWKAIGTDLTAYIGQTVTIKFCTADCNRGGHFGYAYLDTYCNPVIYEGVVVCGTGGTVTLPAPIGFQNYIWYEGPDTTGNVVGTDMTYTVNNPQDMDIYTVKFESIPGSGCFTTVTDTIRVVTLESRGDTTICEGMTPVTVYSTATGPDDLTYTWTDGNGTVVGNDSTLVLDPAPTTTTTYTITVATQMGGGCSLSEQVTVTVQPCNFNISLIGDTMCAGPSACADMEVTIDGGTPPYTFQWSPNIGTEAGPYQVCPATTTTYNVTVTDSLGIIQSTSATVVINDPPVLTTSHVNGGCGACDGSVSVSATGSAPFSFLWSNGCTSASCPDLCAGDYNVTVTDANGCVTAALDSVRNFGAPVISATATDALCFGSCDGTATVTVTTPGTPPYVFAWSDGQSGTSISGLCAGTYSVTITDSIGCQATATTTVNQPTPLVLNITTTDVLCANDCDGTATVSATGATPNYIYLWSTGETGTSISGLCAGTYTVTVTDNNGCTDSISGTVNEPTPLVLTPSSTDVACFGDCTGTVTVTPTGATPPYSYMWSSGGTDSVSTGLCANTYFVTVTDANGCTDTSSAIVSEPTQVTTTTSATDVLCAGDCNGSATVSASGGTPGYTYLWSSGATDSIATGLCAGTYTVTVTDNNGCQDTISATVNEPTPLVINPSAENEICGNCEGGVSVSASGATPGYSYLWSSGDSTADVTGLCSGTYTITVTDTNGCFVIRTATVGNIDILPQADFLASPWEVSIMSPVIDFTDKSTDAISWFWTFGDGDTSMVQNPNHTYPDTGCYPVMLYIINQYGCADSVPNTVCVKDISSIYIPNAFTPNGDGDNDFFRVEQYNFCEVQMYIFDRWGNLIFETQSLKGWDGTANNGAEVAQQDVYVWLVTAKDCFGNPWRRIGHVTLIR is encoded by the coding sequence ATGAAAAAGTGGACCAGCTTGCTAGTCTTTGCATTAGCGTTATGTGGAAATGTACGCGGTCAGTCGACATGTGCATCTCCTGATACTATATATGGATTGCCCTTTTACGAGACTTTCCTTTCGAATTGTAATATGGGAAGCGACTATACAAATGTCGCCTGCCTGAACAACAACTTCTTCGGAGGGTTGGATTATGTATTCCAATACACCCCCACATTCAACATCGATATCCGGATACAATTGCAATGGGCAATCGACGCCAATGTAACCAATGCGGGCGTCGCGATTCTGGATGGCTGCCCCAGTGCCCCAGGTGTAAGTTGCCTTGATTTTAATCAGTACACACTCACCCCGCAGGGTTCGGAGAACATGATGCTGGTGCTGGATAATCTCAGCCTGACGGGTGGGCAGACCTATTATATTGTGGTGGCAAGTGCGGTTTGCTCAGGGTTCTCTTGCAGCGATTGTGCGGACTTCCACGTGTCAATCACACAATGTCCGAATCCTATACCGGATATTTCCGGAAATGAAGGTGGTGAGGATTGCGGCAACAACCTGAACTTTGAATCGGGTTGCCTCACCAACTGGACCGGCACAGTGGGAGGGAATGCCATACTTTCACAGGCGGATGCCATTGTAGCCAACAGAGGAGTGGATGACAGGGGGGAGATCCAGGCCAATACCAATTATAATTTTCCGAATTCATGTGGCAAAGATCTAAGTCAGGGAACGTGGACCAATGGCGCCGCCCCGAACTATACCAATATCAACAATACCGCCCGGTTTAGCATTGTAACAGCCGGAAATACCGATATTCATTCCAACGGAAACCTGCCCGTTGTGCCTCCCGGCGGAGGAACCTATGCCGTGAGGATCGGAAACCATGAACCGGGTTGGAGAAGTGAATGTCTGCAAAGCAGCTTTGTGGTTACCCCGCAGAATGCCATGTTTACCTACTTGTATGCCATTGTCATGGAAGATCCCCAGCAGGCGGGTAACCAGCATGGCTTTATGGATTCCCCGCGCTTTGAAGTAACCATCACCAACTCGGGTGGGGACATCATCGGTTGTGGCGGTGAGTATACACAGGTTAGTATAGATGCAGAATGTAATGGATTTATCAAAACATCGGGAAACAATGATATCTGGTGGCAACCCTGGAAGGCCATCGGTACAGATCTGACCGCTTACATAGGGCAAACCGTGACTATCAAATTTTGCACGGCAGACTGCAACCGGGGTGGCCACTTCGGCTATGCATATCTGGATACATATTGCAATCCGGTGATATATGAAGGGGTTGTTGTATGTGGTACCGGAGGGACCGTGACCCTTCCTGCCCCTATCGGATTTCAGAACTATATATGGTATGAAGGTCCGGATACGACCGGTAATGTGGTAGGTACGGACATGACGTATACGGTGAACAACCCTCAGGATATGGATATCTATACGGTTAAATTTGAATCCATTCCGGGTTCAGGTTGCTTTACAACGGTAACGGATACCATCCGGGTTGTTACGCTTGAGTCGAGAGGTGATACAACCATATGCGAGGGCATGACACCTGTTACGGTCTACTCCACCGCGACCGGACCTGATGATCTTACCTATACATGGACGGATGGCAATGGCACAGTGGTGGGCAATGACTCCACACTGGTACTTGACCCTGCTCCGACTACCACGACTACTTATACCATTACCGTGGCTACCCAAATGGGTGGAGGGTGTTCGCTTTCGGAGCAGGTCACGGTTACCGTACAGCCTTGCAACTTTAACATATCTCTCATTGGAGATACCATGTGTGCCGGACCGTCCGCATGCGCGGATATGGAGGTGACCATCGACGGAGGAACTCCTCCTTATACCTTCCAGTGGAGTCCCAATATTGGCACGGAAGCAGGTCCTTACCAGGTATGCCCTGCCACAACCACCACTTATAACGTAACGGTAACGGATAGCCTGGGAATCATACAAAGTACTTCCGCTACGGTGGTGATCAATGATCCGCCCGTGCTAACAACCAGCCATGTAAACGGAGGTTGCGGGGCCTGTGACGGATCGGTATCCGTATCCGCAACCGGAAGTGCTCCCTTTTCTTTCCTTTGGAGCAATGGTTGCACTTCCGCCTCTTGTCCGGATTTGTGTGCAGGTGACTACAATGTGACGGTTACAGATGCAAACGGTTGTGTGACCGCAGCCCTGGATTCCGTCAGGAACTTCGGTGCTCCGGTGATCTCTGCAACCGCCACAGATGCGTTATGTTTCGGGTCGTGTGACGGGACCGCTACGGTTACTGTAACAACACCCGGCACCCCACCTTATGTGTTTGCCTGGAGTGACGGCCAGTCAGGTACCTCCATATCCGGTCTGTGTGCCGGAACGTATTCAGTGACCATTACCGATAGTATCGGTTGTCAGGCCACAGCGACTACAACGGTAAATCAGCCAACGCCATTGGTGCTCAATATCACCACAACGGATGTGTTGTGTGCGAATGACTGTGATGGGACCGCAACAGTATCCGCGACCGGCGCTACGCCTAACTACATATACCTATGGAGTACCGGAGAAACCGGAACCTCCATCTCCGGTTTATGCGCAGGTACATATACCGTAACGGTTACAGATAATAACGGATGCACGGACAGTATTTCTGGAACCGTGAACGAGCCGACACCCCTGGTGCTCACGCCGTCGTCAACGGATGTGGCTTGTTTCGGAGATTGTACCGGAACGGTTACGGTTACTCCAACGGGAGCCACCCCGCCTTATTCTTATATGTGGTCTTCGGGTGGCACAGATTCTGTCAGTACCGGTTTGTGTGCAAATACATATTTTGTGACCGTCACCGATGCCAATGGATGCACGGATACTTCATCGGCCATCGTAAGTGAGCCTACCCAGGTCACCACCACCACCTCAGCAACCGATGTCTTATGTGCAGGAGATTGTAACGGCAGCGCAACCGTTTCTGCATCCGGTGGTACCCCGGGATATACCTATTTATGGTCTTCCGGTGCCACGGATTCGATAGCAACGGGACTATGTGCAGGGACCTATACGGTTACGGTTACGGATAACAATGGCTGTCAGGATACCATATCCGCTACAGTCAATGAGCCCACACCTCTGGTGATTAATCCTTCAGCAGAAAATGAGATTTGCGGCAACTGTGAGGGTGGGGTTAGTGTGTCAGCCTCCGGTGCGACGCCGGGATACAGCTATTTATGGAGTTCAGGAGATAGCACGGCAGATGTGACCGGGCTTTGCTCAGGTACGTATACCATTACGGTAACTGATACCAATGGATGTTTTGTCATCCGCACAGCGACGGTTGGCAATATTGACATTCTTCCTCAGGCTGATTTTCTGGCGAGTCCATGGGAGGTAAGCATAATGAGTCCCGTGATTGACTTTACGGATAAATCAACAGATGCCATAAGCTGGTTCTGGACATTTGGTGATGGTGATACATCCATGGTGCAGAATCCCAATCATACCTATCCTGACACCGGCTGCTATCCGGTCATGCTGTATATCATCAACCAATATGGATGTGCGGACAGCGTGCCTAATACCGTATGTGTAAAAGACATCTCGTCCATATACATTCCCAATGCGTTCACCCCTAACGGTGATGGAGATAATGACTTCTTCCGTGTAGAGCAGTATAACTTCTGCGAGGTACAGATGTATATTTTTGACCGGTGGGGTAATCTTATCTTTGAAACCCAAAGTTTGAAAGGCTGGGATGGAACGGCGAATAATGGAGCGGAAGTTGCCCAGCAGGACGTTTATGTCTGGCTTGTCACAGCAAAGGATTGTTTTGGAAATCCCTGGCGCCGGATCGGCCATGTAACCCTGATCAGATAA
- a CDS encoding saccharopine dehydrogenase NADP-binding domain-containing protein has protein sequence MSKILVIGAGMVGSAIAKDLSEKYPVTCADVHRESLRQLSSHRPSIATIELNVLDLPALETAIGNVDLVVSAVPGFLGFQTLSNIIPSGKPVVDISFFPEDARELDHMAKKYGTTVIVDCGVAPGMGNLILGHYDKKMKIRSFGCLVGGLPRIRQWPFEYKAPFSPVDVIEEYTRPARYVENGEVVTREALSDVEHFSFKGIGTLEAFNSDGLRSIIHSFPHIRNMKEKTLRYPGHAEKMRALKEAGFFSNEDMEIGGIKIKPLDVTSKLLFDSWKLSPGEEEFTVMRITIEGMNHGNQPQQVVFELYDQYDVATGISSMARTTGYTATAAVNWLIEKSFNQTGVFPPEYIGAIDGCLEYILEYQQDRGVNYTINHS, from the coding sequence ATGTCCAAAATATTAGTCATCGGCGCCGGCATGGTGGGTTCTGCCATTGCCAAAGATCTTTCGGAAAAATATCCGGTCACCTGTGCGGATGTTCATCGCGAATCTCTTCGCCAACTTTCCTCCCACCGGCCATCCATTGCCACCATTGAATTGAATGTATTGGATCTTCCTGCCTTGGAAACAGCCATTGGCAATGTAGACCTGGTGGTTTCTGCTGTACCCGGCTTCCTTGGTTTTCAAACGCTTTCTAACATCATCCCGTCAGGTAAGCCGGTGGTTGACATTTCCTTCTTTCCTGAAGACGCGCGTGAACTGGATCACATGGCAAAAAAGTATGGGACTACCGTTATTGTCGACTGTGGTGTGGCTCCCGGAATGGGCAACCTGATCCTGGGGCACTATGATAAAAAAATGAAGATCCGGTCTTTTGGATGTCTGGTAGGCGGACTGCCACGGATTCGACAGTGGCCGTTCGAATACAAGGCGCCGTTTTCGCCTGTGGATGTTATCGAAGAATACACCCGACCCGCACGATATGTTGAAAACGGGGAAGTTGTCACCCGTGAAGCTTTAAGCGATGTGGAGCATTTCTCATTTAAAGGAATAGGTACCCTCGAGGCATTCAATTCCGATGGACTACGATCCATCATTCATAGTTTTCCCCACATCCGGAACATGAAAGAAAAAACATTGCGCTACCCTGGCCATGCTGAGAAAATGCGTGCACTGAAGGAAGCTGGTTTTTTTTCAAATGAGGACATGGAGATCGGAGGTATAAAGATCAAACCGTTGGATGTGACCTCAAAGCTGTTGTTTGATTCGTGGAAGCTATCACCGGGTGAGGAGGAATTCACGGTTATGCGCATAACCATCGAAGGCATGAATCACGGCAATCAACCGCAACAAGTTGTATTTGAACTCTACGATCAATATGATGTTGCAACGGGAATCTCTTCCATGGCACGTACCACCGGCTACACCGCCACCGCTGCGGTAAACTGGCTTATTGAAAAATCATTTAACCAAACCGGTGTATTTCCACCTGAGTACATCGGAGCAATTGACGGGTGTCTTGAATATATTCTGGAATATCAGCAGGACCGTGGAGTAAACTATACCATTAACCACAGTTAG
- a CDS encoding amidohydrolase: protein MIKPLALAGLLSLTAISPTPKTDDKIRELADKVESKVIAWRRDFHEHPELSNRETRTAEIIAAHLKKLGMEVKTGVAVTGVVGLLKGDKPGPVVALRADMDALPVTERVKLPFASKVKTMYEGAEVGVMHACGHDTHIAILMGVAEVLTAMKSELKGSVKFIFQPAEEGAPKGEEGGAKLMVSEGVMENPHVDAVFGLHISSDQTVNTITYRPGGTMAGVNDFQIIVKGKQSHGAYPWNATDPVVASAQIINNLQAIVSRNLDVTQNAGVVTVGSIHGGVRSNIIPEQVEMLGTIRSLSPQDEKLLITRVREVAEKTAESAGAVAEVKIPYSVRYPVTYNDPTLTAKMIPTLDRLAGKENVRLVNAQTGAEDFSFYQEKAPGVYFFLGGKAQNLTSDEAPDHHTPDFFIDESGMKLGVIILSGLTLDYMQQAGK, encoded by the coding sequence ATGATTAAGCCCCTTGCTCTGGCCGGATTGCTATCCCTTACGGCAATCTCTCCCACACCAAAAACAGACGACAAGATCCGTGAACTCGCCGATAAAGTGGAATCCAAGGTCATTGCATGGCGAAGGGATTTTCATGAGCACCCGGAATTAAGTAACCGTGAAACGCGTACGGCTGAGATCATTGCTGCACACCTTAAGAAACTGGGAATGGAAGTGAAGACGGGTGTGGCCGTTACCGGTGTAGTAGGTTTGTTGAAAGGAGATAAGCCCGGTCCTGTGGTAGCGTTGAGGGCAGATATGGATGCACTGCCCGTGACGGAAAGGGTAAAGCTTCCCTTTGCATCAAAAGTGAAGACCATGTATGAAGGAGCAGAGGTAGGGGTCATGCATGCATGTGGCCATGATACACATATCGCGATACTGATGGGGGTTGCGGAAGTACTTACGGCCATGAAGTCAGAATTGAAAGGTTCCGTGAAATTCATTTTTCAACCTGCGGAAGAAGGGGCACCCAAAGGGGAAGAAGGCGGAGCCAAGCTCATGGTGAGTGAAGGCGTGATGGAGAACCCGCACGTGGATGCCGTGTTCGGATTGCACATCAGTTCCGATCAGACCGTAAATACCATTACTTATCGCCCCGGTGGAACCATGGCTGGAGTCAATGACTTTCAGATCATCGTAAAAGGTAAGCAATCGCATGGAGCTTACCCGTGGAATGCCACCGATCCGGTGGTTGCATCAGCCCAAATCATCAATAACCTACAGGCCATTGTCAGCCGAAACCTTGATGTTACGCAGAATGCAGGTGTGGTGACCGTAGGCTCCATTCACGGTGGGGTAAGGTCCAACATCATTCCGGAGCAGGTGGAAATGTTAGGCACCATCCGGTCGCTCAGTCCGCAGGATGAAAAATTACTGATAACACGTGTCAGGGAGGTGGCGGAGAAAACGGCGGAGAGTGCCGGTGCTGTTGCAGAGGTAAAGATCCCATACAGCGTCCGGTACCCGGTAACCTATAATGATCCGACCCTGACAGCGAAGATGATTCCGACCCTGGACCGTTTGGCGGGCAAGGAGAATGTCAGACTGGTGAATGCCCAGACCGGTGCCGAGGACTTCTCATTCTACCAGGAGAAGGCGCCAGGTGTATATTTCTTTCTAGGCGGAAAGGCACAAAACCTAACTTCCGATGAAGCTCCGGATCATCATACACCGGATTTCTTTATTGACGAAAGTGGGATGAAGCTAGGGGTGATCATTTTATCCGGTCTTACCCTTGATTATATGCAGCAGGCCGGTAAGTAG
- a CDS encoding YebC/PmpR family DNA-binding transcriptional regulator gives MGRIFEKRKHRMFARWAKMAKAFTRVGKDISMAAKRGGPDPEVNAQLRIAIQNAKAINMPKANIESAIQRATNKDMKDYEEVVYEGYGPHAVAVVVETATDNPTRTVANVRHCFTRVGASLGKTGSLEFLFDRKGVFEIQDSGQNLEELELELIDHGLEEIEKADDKIFIYTAFTDFGNMQKALEEKGIEVTTASLERIPGNQVELGEEQRAEVQKLLDYLEEDDDVQAVFHNMKED, from the coding sequence ATGGGACGTATTTTTGAAAAGCGCAAACACCGGATGTTTGCCAGATGGGCCAAGATGGCCAAGGCCTTTACCAGGGTTGGGAAGGATATCAGTATGGCTGCAAAGCGCGGAGGACCTGATCCGGAAGTCAATGCCCAATTGCGGATCGCTATCCAGAATGCCAAGGCCATCAACATGCCGAAAGCCAATATAGAATCGGCTATCCAGAGGGCCACCAACAAGGACATGAAGGATTATGAAGAGGTGGTCTACGAAGGATACGGTCCCCATGCCGTCGCTGTTGTCGTTGAAACCGCCACCGATAATCCCACCAGGACGGTGGCCAATGTGCGCCATTGTTTTACACGTGTAGGAGCAAGTTTGGGTAAGACAGGCTCCCTAGAATTTCTGTTTGACAGGAAAGGCGTTTTTGAGATCCAGGACAGTGGACAGAACCTGGAGGAACTGGAGTTGGAACTGATCGACCATGGCCTGGAAGAAATCGAAAAGGCCGATGACAAAATCTTTATCTACACCGCGTTCACAGATTTTGGAAACATGCAAAAAGCACTGGAGGAAAAAGGCATTGAAGTGACAACCGCCAGCCTTGAACGAATTCCGGGCAACCAGGTGGAGTTGGGTGAAGAGCAGCGTGCGGAGGTACAAAAGTTACTCGATTATCTTGAAGAGGATGATGATGTGCAGGCGGTTTTTCATAATATGAAAGAAGACTGA